Proteins co-encoded in one Bos taurus isolate L1 Dominette 01449 registration number 42190680 breed Hereford chromosome X, ARS-UCD2.0, whole genome shotgun sequence genomic window:
- the OR5O1 gene encoding olfactory receptor 6N1: MGNLTTIKEFLLLGFGSLHGLQFFLFGIFLGMYVVTLLGNLLILIVISLDRNLQTPMYFFLSNFSFLEIWYTTSIAPKMLQTLLVGPQVISFVGCVVQFYFFGSMAVAECFLLAAMSYDRYLAICSPLQYPSLMNLHMCVLLASGSWLGGFLTPVVTVAMTFQLPFCATYKIDHFFCDLAPVLKLACSDTEIVEKTTFLLASFVTMVPFLLTVASYIHIVAAVLRIPSAAGKQRAFSTCSSHLTVVTLYYGTLGTVYAIPAATQAAVLNKIFSLFYTVVTPMVNPIVYSLRNKDVQKAVRRLMSHWASAKGSSGPPPPPGSVFFSPNSLGFYEGHQALG; this comes from the coding sequence ATGGGTAATCTGACCACAATCAAAGAATTCCTCCTGCTGGGATTCGGGAGTCTCCATGggttacagttttttctttttgggaTATTTCTGGGAATGTATGTAGTGACTTTGCTGGGGAACCTTCTTATCCTTATCGTCATTTCCCTTGATCGTAACCTCCaaacccccatgtacttctttctgTCCAATTTCTCCTTCCTTGAGATCTGGTACACTACCTCTATTGCCCCTAAGATGCTGCAGACCCTTCTCGTAGGTCCCCAGGTGATTTCTTTTGTGGGCTGTGTGGTCCAGTTTTACTTCTTCGGTTCCATGGCAGTAGCTGAGTGCTTTCTTCTGGCTGCCATGTCTTACGACCGCTACCTTGCCATCTGCAGCCCCCTCCAGTACCCATCGCTCATGAACCTCCACATGTGTGTCCTGCTTGCAAGCGGGTCTTGGCTGGGTGGCTTCCTAACCCCTGTGGTCACTGTTGCCATGACTTTTCAGCTGCCATTCTGTGCAACCTATAAGATTGACCACTTCTTCTGTGACCTGGCCCCTGTGCTGAAGCTGGCCTGCTCTGATACTGAGATTGTGGAGAAAACCACCTTCCTCCTGGCCTCCTTTGTCACCATGGTGCCCTTCTTACTCACCGTAGCCTCCTATATCCACATCGTGGCTGCTGTCCTCAGGATTCCATCAGCTGCAGGAAAGCAAcgagccttctccacctgctcctcccacctcACAGTGGTCACTCTGTACTATGGAACACTGGGAACGGTGTATGCCATCCCCGCAGCAACCCAGGCTGCTGTCCTGAACAAGATCTTCTCCTTGTTCTACACTGTGGTCACTCCCATGGTCAACCCCATCGTGTACAGCCTGAGAAACAAGGATGTTCAGAAGGCAGTGAGAAGGCTTATGAGTCACTGGGCATCTGCTAAGGGGAGCTCGgggcccccaccacccccagggagtgtttttttttctccgAACAGCCTGGGCTTCTATGAAGGACACCAAGCACTAGGCTGA